The genomic segment CAGTGGATCCTCCATATGCAAAACGACGAGGACTGCATCAAGATCCTGAAGAACTGCCACCGAGCTCTCCCGGACAAGGGGAAGGTGATTGTCGTGCAGAGCATCCTGCCGGAAACCCCGGAGTCGACACCAGCTGCACGGGATTCCTTCACCATGGATATAATCATGCTTGTCAACTTCAATGGTGGGAAGGACAGGACGGAGCAGGAGTACGCCAAGCTTGCCAGGGATGCTGGCTTCGCGGGCGCCTTCCGGTCAACCTAtatattctgcaacatttaCGCTCTCGAGTTTACCAAGTAGCTATACTTGTCATGAATAAGAGCTACTAGCTCACCTGCGTACGTATGATATGTTTGTATTCTCGAATAAGCCATAAATTTGTATATggcatctatctatctatctatctatcaatCTATCAATCTAGGACTCATTGTTTGGTTTCTGCCAGCAATAGATAATGCCTTCCACTTCTTTCCAATCAATTTTGTAATGCGGGAAGAGTCCGAATAAAATCATTTATAACATAGGCAGAGTACCAACTAAAGAACTATTAAACCATGTTTTTTACCATTGAAGCTCAAGTACGCAAGTCAAATAAAACAAAGATGTGTGGTCAATTTGTGTACGTAATCAGTAAGACAGATATGACACTAGTCACAAATAATCATGTTAGGTGCCGATTTCATCTCCTAAGCAAACAAAAAGTAATCATGCTGCAAACAAAAagtaaaatcatttttttaataaagaaaGTCTTTATTGAACTTACACaattacatcaagatgatacaacCACACTGAGAACACTTTCAATCTCTGCATAACTAAGATACACATAGcttaaaaaagagaaagaaaaacacaataaaaaattatcacaagtggAAACATGAAATACTTCGCGATATAAGTCGATAAAATACAACATCAATTAATTAGCGCATGTATGCTTGTGCAGTGGATCCTCCATATGCAAAACGACGACGACTGCATCAAGATCCTGAAGAACTGCCACCGAGCTCTCCCGGACAAGGGGAAGGTGATTGTCGTGCAGAGCATCCTGCCGGAAACCCCGGAGTCGACACCAGCTGCACGGGATTCCTTCACCATGGATATAATCATGCTTGTCAACTTCAATGGTGGGAAGGACAGGACGGAGCAGGAGTACGCCAAGCTTGCCAGGGATGCTGGCTTCGCGGGCGCCTTCCGGTCAACCTAtatattctgcaacatttaCGCTCTCGAGTTTACCAAGTAGCTATACTTGTCATGAATAAGAGCTACTAGCTCACCTGCGTACGTATGATATGTTTGTATTCTCGAATAAGCCATAAATTTGTATATggcatctatctatctatctatctatcaatCTATCAATCTAGGACTCATTGTTTGGTTTCTGCCAGCAATAGATAATGCCTTCCACTTCTTTCCAATCAATTTTGTAATGCGggaagagtccaaataaaattatttataacaTAGGTAGAGTACCAACTAAAGAACTATTAAACCATGTTGTTTACCATTGAAGCTCAAGTACGCAAGTCAAATAAAACAAAGATGTAAGGTCAATTTGTGTACGTAATCAGTAAGACAGATATAACACCAGCCAGAAATAATCATGTTAGGTGCCGATTTTATCTCCGAAGCAAACAAAAAGTAATCATGCTGACAAAAAGCGAATACTCGGAGTACAAGTTGCATATCAACATAGCAAAGGGTTAGCAATAAATCATTCAATCTATGGAACAAGGGTATATCATGAAAAACATACGAAACATCCATATCTTCTAATAGAATTTGCTgcccctcttcctcttcctgcaaGTTAGTTTCAAATACATTCATACGATAGGAAAGTCATCATCGAGTGTTCTCGTCTTCCCGATTCCTCTTCATACCATTTCTCCGTCATGTGTTCTTCTCGTCATTCTTCTTGTGATATCCCTAGTCGAGGTTGGAGTGCCCTGAG from the Phragmites australis chromosome 19, lpPhrAust1.1, whole genome shotgun sequence genome contains:
- the LOC133899893 gene encoding 3-aminomethylindole N-methyltransferase-like, whose product is MLVQWILHMQNDDDCIKILKNCHRALPDKGKVIVVQSILPETPESTPAARDSFTMDIIMLVNFNGGKDRTEQEYAKLARDAGFAGAFRSTYIFCNIYALEFTK